The following proteins are co-located in the Sulfitobacter guttiformis genome:
- a CDS encoding IclR family transcriptional regulator, which translates to MHNDTSTVEKTIPTNLRLLLLLEELAKAGVAITPTAVNEVLGLPKPTIHRLFHTLEEEGFLQRDIDGRSYAPGYRLRRFAASILSTSRIRMVRQTVLTALADDVGETCNIAMPERHAMVYLDRVETKWPLRIQLPVGTEVPFHCTASGKMYLSSLKPRLFAKYLGIVTLDAQTDHTITDPDALKTEIEMIRERGYSCDNEEFMEGMVAVAVPLLDAQNRLMSTLSIHAPTQRIDLDGLKAHLPRLKASALELAELVLH; encoded by the coding sequence ATGCACAACGACACCAGCACAGTTGAAAAAACGATCCCCACAAACCTGAGATTGTTGCTGTTGCTCGAGGAGCTTGCAAAGGCGGGTGTGGCCATTACCCCTACGGCGGTGAACGAGGTTTTGGGCCTGCCAAAGCCGACGATTCATCGCCTATTCCATACCCTCGAGGAGGAGGGATTTCTTCAGCGTGATATTGATGGTCGCTCTTATGCGCCGGGGTATAGGCTGCGGCGGTTTGCAGCCTCTATACTGTCTACGTCGCGCATTCGGATGGTGCGGCAAACGGTTTTGACTGCGCTGGCCGATGATGTGGGCGAGACATGCAATATCGCGATGCCAGAACGTCATGCCATGGTCTATCTCGACCGGGTCGAGACGAAATGGCCGTTGCGCATTCAGCTGCCCGTTGGGACCGAAGTGCCGTTCCACTGTACGGCCAGCGGCAAAATGTACCTTAGTTCGCTCAAGCCGCGATTGTTTGCAAAATACCTCGGTATTGTGACACTTGATGCACAGACTGATCACACGATCACCGACCCCGATGCGCTTAAGACCGAGATAGAAATGATTCGGGAGCGTGGATACTCCTGTGACAACGAGGAATTCATGGAGGGCATGGTTGCGGTCGCGGTGCCTTTATTGGATGCGCAAAACCGTCTAATGTCGACGCTGTCGATCCATGCGCCGACACAGCGGATTGATCTGGATGGCCTCAAGGCTCATCTGCCCCGGTTGAAAGCATCTGCGTTAGAGCTAGCCGAATTGGTGCTGCATTGA
- a CDS encoding metal-sensing transcriptional repressor, with protein sequence MTTNPVHATHPALIARLKRADGHLRAVIDMIEAGKPCLEIAQQMQAVEKAVTNAKRALIHDHMDHCLNVEGSETDRAELRTIAKYL encoded by the coding sequence ATGACAACTAACCCTGTTCATGCAACCCATCCCGCCCTTATCGCTCGGCTGAAACGTGCTGACGGCCACCTGCGCGCCGTGATTGATATGATCGAGGCGGGCAAGCCATGCCTGGAGATCGCCCAACAGATGCAGGCGGTCGAAAAGGCTGTCACGAATGCCAAGCGGGCGCTGATCCATGACCATATGGACCATTGCTTGAACGTCGAAGGTTCCGAAACAGATCGCGCAGAACTGCGGACGATCGCCAAATATCTCTGA
- a CDS encoding DUF302 domain-containing protein: MDYTMNRLIPDAGIDAVDARARDALTDHGFGILTEIDVRATMKKKLDVEMPAYRILGACNPKMAHQAIGIEPRVGAMLPCNVILREVEGGVEVSAIDPVASMQAIENAELTAVAGEVRDLLAKAVAAI; the protein is encoded by the coding sequence ATGGACTACACGATGAATCGCCTGATACCGGACGCCGGTATTGACGCCGTTGACGCCCGCGCTCGCGATGCGTTGACCGATCACGGCTTTGGCATCCTGACCGAGATCGACGTCCGGGCGACGATGAAGAAGAAACTCGATGTCGAGATGCCAGCCTATCGAATCTTGGGCGCCTGCAACCCGAAGATGGCGCATCAGGCGATCGGGATCGAGCCGCGGGTCGGCGCGATGCTGCCTTGCAATGTCATCCTGCGAGAGGTCGAAGGCGGCGTGGAGGTCAGCGCCATCGACCCGGTGGCGTCGATGCAGGCGATAGAAAACGCTGAACTCACGGCCGTTGCAGGAGAGGTCCGCGACCTTCTGGCGAAGGCCGTCGCGGCGATCTGA
- a CDS encoding EF-hand domain-containing protein has protein sequence MRHSKNFAVAAVATLCLTAVAVPVVAQQTQMQPGQMMGGGIGMMGDHGGMGMMMGGGQNYAMATFDTNKDGTLSPEEMTAGIQAEIKTYDADGNGTLSLEEFAVMHAAHTRPMTVRAFQMHDPDGDAQVTEAEMAAMAAMMESHSGWQHGDMQGRHRGMMGDN, from the coding sequence ATGAGACATTCGAAAAATTTCGCGGTTGCAGCCGTTGCCACGCTCTGCCTGACCGCCGTTGCGGTGCCGGTGGTCGCGCAGCAAACCCAGATGCAGCCAGGCCAGATGATGGGTGGCGGAATCGGTATGATGGGTGACCATGGTGGGATGGGCATGATGATGGGCGGAGGTCAGAACTATGCCATGGCCACGTTTGACACTAACAAGGACGGTACGCTCAGCCCTGAAGAAATGACAGCCGGCATTCAGGCCGAAATCAAGACGTATGACGCTGACGGCAACGGTACGCTTTCGCTTGAGGAATTTGCGGTGATGCACGCGGCTCATACGCGACCAATGACCGTGCGCGCCTTCCAGATGCACGACCCTGACGGCGACGCACAGGTGACGGAAGCCGAAATGGCTGCAATGGCCGCGATGATGGAAAGCCACAGCGGCTGGCAGCATGGCGATATGCAGGGCAGACATCGAGGCATGATGGGCGACAACTGA
- a CDS encoding TRAP transporter large permease gives MTDGTWITLISIAVTIFFMLGTPVLLVIFYWVIGCSFVIDLPIDNTGNELLNVFNKGFALLAMPLFILTGDLINQSGIARRLSDFAYSCLGWLRGGLAMAALAACGLFAAISGSNSATTATIGSMLHPEMVKGGYDERFSAATAAAGGTVGIIIPPSIIFIVYGFLMNLPISDLFIAGIVPGTLMVLAMMTSAFIICTLNGWGFLIKLSPMRVIKTAIGAWLGFFAIGLVLWGIYSGKFSPTEAAGVTVGFCIIVGMISYPLNKIMGDSTEKPVEAKSLASMFVVEGFTLMSLPTVVSRSAQITGILVPLIAVSVAMQQVMSSLGAKEVVGEFVTGMGGYHAVLFTSMAIVFVTGMILESLPVTIILAPILAPIAMSVGIDPIHFAVIFLVGASIGFVTPPYGLNLYVASGVTGVPYFRLLRYTVPYLVALISIWFIVALVPDLSLMLLPAR, from the coding sequence ATGACCGACGGAACATGGATCACACTGATTTCAATCGCGGTGACGATTTTCTTTATGCTGGGTACTCCCGTGCTTCTGGTTATCTTCTATTGGGTGATCGGTTGTAGCTTTGTCATCGACCTGCCGATCGACAATACGGGAAACGAGCTGCTCAATGTATTCAATAAAGGGTTCGCCCTGTTGGCGATGCCGCTTTTCATCCTGACGGGTGACCTGATCAACCAGTCGGGGATCGCCCGCCGTTTGTCAGATTTTGCTTACTCCTGTTTGGGATGGTTACGCGGGGGACTTGCCATGGCTGCACTGGCGGCATGTGGGCTGTTTGCGGCGATTTCTGGATCAAACTCCGCAACAACAGCGACAATTGGTTCCATGCTACATCCCGAAATGGTCAAAGGCGGTTATGATGAGCGATTTTCAGCGGCGACTGCTGCTGCTGGCGGCACGGTAGGGATCATCATTCCGCCTTCGATTATTTTCATCGTCTACGGATTTTTGATGAACCTTCCCATCTCGGACCTGTTTATTGCTGGTATCGTGCCTGGCACGCTTATGGTTCTGGCGATGATGACATCTGCGTTCATCATCTGCACACTCAACGGTTGGGGTTTTCTGATTAAGCTGTCACCGATGCGTGTTATCAAAACTGCAATCGGTGCGTGGTTGGGTTTTTTCGCCATCGGTCTGGTTTTGTGGGGTATTTACTCTGGCAAGTTCTCACCTACTGAAGCGGCGGGTGTCACTGTCGGGTTTTGTATTATCGTGGGCATGATCAGCTACCCGCTGAACAAGATCATGGGCGACAGTACTGAAAAGCCGGTTGAGGCAAAGTCCCTCGCGTCGATGTTTGTGGTTGAGGGGTTTACCCTGATGAGCCTACCCACAGTGGTGTCACGTTCGGCGCAGATCACAGGTATTCTGGTGCCGCTGATTGCTGTGTCGGTTGCCATGCAGCAGGTCATGTCGTCCTTGGGTGCCAAGGAGGTTGTTGGAGAATTTGTGACCGGCATGGGCGGCTATCATGCGGTGCTCTTCACCTCTATGGCAATTGTGTTTGTCACCGGCATGATCCTTGAATCGCTGCCTGTAACGATTATCCTCGCGCCGATCCTTGCGCCGATTGCGATGTCGGTGGGCATTGATCCGATACACTTTGCAGTGATTTTTCTCGTCGGGGCATCCATTGGCTTCGTGACACCGCCCTACGGTTTAAACCTCTATGTAGCCAGTGGCGTTACAGGTGTGCCTTATTTCAGGCTGTTACGGTATACGGTGCCCTATCTGGTTGCGTTGATAAGCATCTGGTTTATCGTTGCATTAGTACCGGATTTGTCACTCATGCTGCTCCCGGCCAGATAA
- a CDS encoding TRAP transporter small permease has translation MSIWSEALSVIPAILSGDPWEMKTAFYSDGMWLFGVIVTLAGGYLAHLVFLKVPIIERHLERGVSVVAYLMIAMIIFWGVIDRFVFSHQWSGSTTVPPFLFMIMAWFGCSYNVKLRTHLSFSEFRSKMKPQRQMMTLSLDTVLWLGFCLIAITTSLRFTAYSADNFQMVDGVDDVMKWWFYITVPVAFILMAGRVIGNWLEDWGNYRTGAPIIKQAVIGGDI, from the coding sequence ATGTCGATTTGGTCCGAAGCACTGTCGGTCATACCCGCGATCCTGTCAGGTGATCCATGGGAAATGAAAACAGCATTCTACTCTGACGGCATGTGGCTGTTCGGGGTTATTGTGACGCTTGCGGGCGGTTACCTTGCCCATTTGGTGTTCCTGAAGGTCCCGATTATCGAGCGGCATCTGGAGCGCGGAGTGTCCGTAGTCGCATACTTAATGATCGCGATGATTATATTTTGGGGTGTGATCGACCGCTTTGTCTTTTCGCATCAATGGTCGGGCTCGACGACTGTCCCGCCCTTTCTGTTCATGATCATGGCGTGGTTTGGATGCTCGTATAATGTAAAATTGCGCACACACCTGAGCTTCAGCGAGTTTCGGTCCAAGATGAAGCCGCAGCGCCAGATGATGACGCTCTCGCTTGATACAGTTTTGTGGCTGGGGTTTTGTCTCATCGCCATCACAACATCACTGCGTTTTACCGCCTATTCCGCAGACAATTTTCAAATGGTCGACGGGGTAGATGACGTAATGAAGTGGTGGTTCTACATCACTGTACCGGTGGCGTTTATTCTGATGGCGGGTCGCGTGATCGGGAATTGGCTGGAGGATTGGGGCAACTACAGAACTGGTGCACCGATCATCAAACAAGCTGTCATCGGAGGAGATATCTAA
- a CDS encoding MFS transporter has protein sequence MLDILSDRTYRHLFLAQVVALLGTGLATVALGLLAFDLAGDGAALVLGTVFTIKMVAYVGIAPIAGAFADRVPRRAFLVTLDLVRAGVALALPFVTEVWQVYALIFLLQSASAAFTPTFQATIPDVLPEEERYTRALSLSRLAYDLENIVSPTLAALLLTVMSYNSLFLGTVVGFAASALLVVSVLLPSPNPSEPRGTYDRTTRGIRIYLATPRLRGLLALNLAAAAAGAMVLVNTVVLVRGSLGLSESGLAWTMFAFGAGSMTAALVLPRILDALPDRAVMFGGAGLMVATLLGLAATVVVAGLGWSILLGAWLLVGIGYSAVLTPSGRLLRRSAHAGDRSTLFAAQFALSHACWLVTYPLSGWLLTAYGVVPALVGLALIAALGMLVALNLWPSGDPVELEHTHDNLPLSHPHLNGHRRHSHALVIDESHPRWATHF, from the coding sequence ATGCTCGATATCCTCTCCGACCGCACCTACCGCCATCTGTTTCTGGCGCAGGTCGTGGCGCTTCTGGGAACCGGACTCGCAACGGTCGCACTTGGTCTGCTTGCCTTCGATCTTGCGGGCGACGGGGCCGCGCTGGTCCTCGGCACGGTCTTCACCATCAAGATGGTGGCCTATGTGGGTATCGCTCCCATTGCCGGGGCATTCGCGGACCGGGTGCCGCGCCGCGCTTTTCTGGTGACGCTCGATCTGGTGCGCGCCGGCGTTGCGCTGGCACTCCCTTTCGTGACCGAGGTCTGGCAGGTCTATGCACTGATTTTCCTGCTGCAATCGGCTTCTGCCGCCTTTACGCCGACCTTCCAGGCGACGATCCCGGATGTTTTGCCAGAAGAGGAGCGCTATACCCGCGCGCTGTCGCTGTCGCGGCTGGCCTACGATCTGGAAAACATCGTCAGTCCGACGCTGGCGGCACTTCTGCTCACGGTGATGTCCTACAATTCGCTTTTCCTCGGAACAGTTGTAGGTTTCGCGGCCTCGGCCCTTCTGGTTGTTTCGGTGCTGCTGCCCAGCCCCAACCCGTCCGAGCCACGCGGAACCTATGATCGGACCACACGGGGTATCCGCATCTACCTTGCCACGCCCCGCCTACGCGGCCTCTTGGCGCTGAACCTCGCGGCAGCGGCGGCAGGGGCGATGGTGCTGGTTAATACCGTAGTTCTGGTGCGCGGCTCACTTGGCCTGTCGGAAAGCGGACTGGCATGGACAATGTTTGCCTTTGGCGCGGGCTCCATGACGGCCGCGCTGGTCCTCCCACGCATTCTGGATGCACTACCTGACCGGGCCGTGATGTTTGGCGGTGCAGGGTTGATGGTGGCGACACTTCTGGGGCTGGCGGCAACGGTCGTGGTGGCCGGTCTCGGCTGGTCCATCCTTCTGGGGGCATGGTTGCTGGTCGGGATCGGATATTCCGCCGTCCTCACCCCGTCTGGCCGATTGCTGCGCCGTTCCGCCCATGCAGGGGATCGCTCTACGCTGTTCGCGGCGCAATTTGCGCTGTCCCACGCCTGTTGGCTGGTGACCTATCCGCTGTCCGGATGGCTACTGACGGCCTATGGCGTCGTTCCTGCGCTGGTTGGGCTGGCCCTCATCGCGGCTTTAGGGATGCTCGTAGCGCTGAATCTGTGGCCATCCGGCGACCCCGTGGAGCTTGAACACACCCACGACAACCTGCCGCTCAGTCATCCCCACTTAAATGGGCATCGCAGGCACAGCCATGCCCTGGTTATCGACGAAAGCCATCCTCGCTGGGCTACGCATTTTTGA
- a CDS encoding HupE/UreJ family protein codes for MNTVHRGWTDPGTRRIAILSFIALSALISSTGHALAHNVTEGDAGYIQEIWGVNIIPFMYLGAKHMVTGYDHILFLLGVVFFLYRMKEVGIYVSLFALGHSTTMLAGVWFGWGINAYIIDAIIGLSVVYKALDNLGAYQRWFGSQPNTKAATLIFGLFHGTGLATKILDYEIASEGLLANLLAFNVGVELGQIMALAVILIVMGFWRKSPNFFRQAYTANVVMMSMGFILMGLQITGYFVAT; via the coding sequence ATGAACACAGTCCATCGGGGCTGGACCGATCCCGGCACGCGTCGGATCGCGATCCTGTCCTTCATTGCGCTATCGGCGCTCATCTCAAGCACGGGCCACGCGCTTGCCCACAATGTCACCGAAGGTGACGCGGGCTACATTCAGGAAATCTGGGGAGTGAACATCATTCCCTTCATGTATCTCGGTGCCAAGCACATGGTCACGGGATATGACCACATCCTGTTCCTGCTGGGCGTCGTCTTCTTCCTCTACCGGATGAAGGAGGTCGGCATCTATGTCAGCCTCTTCGCGCTGGGGCATTCGACCACGATGCTGGCGGGCGTCTGGTTCGGATGGGGCATCAACGCCTACATCATCGACGCTATCATAGGCCTCTCGGTCGTCTATAAGGCGCTCGACAATCTGGGCGCCTACCAGCGCTGGTTCGGGTCTCAGCCCAACACCAAGGCCGCGACACTGATCTTCGGCCTATTCCACGGCACGGGCCTCGCCACCAAGATCCTCGACTACGAAATCGCCTCGGAGGGGCTGCTGGCCAATCTTCTGGCGTTCAACGTGGGCGTCGAGCTTGGCCAGATCATGGCGCTCGCCGTGATCCTCATCGTGATGGGCTTTTGGCGGAAATCCCCGAACTTTTTCCGCCAGGCCTACACCGCCAACGTCGTCATGATGTCCATGGGGTTCATCCTCATGGGCCTGCAAATCACCGGCTATTTCGTAGCCACCTGA
- a CDS encoding TniQ family protein: MPIHRETILSFLSRIAAINGVSAADLAMDMGFSIKKIINLEENAVRGLAECGGLTDEQIQELVSWTGQAVGGVRMAFRDEIFVSRAVRNPIMRGCPICLREDASNHPSRPISRMAMRGDWQLRELNLCIAHQHPIVPLWKNDLPTDRFDISKRLAEILPAVLEGGLDQLRVTPSPYDLWLSNRLDTGLDDTWLADKSLYAATTFCKLLGVELQQLQSFPDEIGYAVEATAHDVGFDVASQGEVSIRAAFNSLAARADGQNDEPKKAFGKLYSDLSQAHVDKHEFAPFRKLLRDCIIDIWPVAADENMLGVTQKERLLHSIKSAAQETGIGAGLLDQFLVHAGAISAEDKRPAARKTFDAKAYQELLAEIPTLVGSLEMQQRIGATQHQLASLAEDKVLRPRIDIPTIKAPWRVADGMALIAELHGLASSIQRNDRRWETIQMARRRSDLSVGTLIAAARSRQLQVGHREDLWGYAGFSVLKSEVDALKSLRKDQQEDFLISAAAFARSVGMRREGWFEKFMAAGHITGTRMPHPKIGGMRIYISKEDIAEFHARFVTASTMEREFGLHKRTLLARLKAAHVKPFAPNAQDFGTLYLREDVEAVIKPARIVSRK, from the coding sequence GTGCCTATCCACAGGGAGACGATACTATCGTTCCTGTCGCGGATAGCAGCGATAAATGGTGTGTCGGCTGCCGACCTTGCAATGGATATGGGTTTTTCAATCAAGAAGATTATCAACCTTGAGGAAAATGCTGTGCGCGGTCTTGCTGAATGCGGCGGCCTAACTGACGAGCAAATTCAAGAGCTCGTGTCTTGGACCGGCCAAGCAGTGGGAGGTGTCCGGATGGCATTTCGCGATGAGATCTTCGTCTCAAGAGCGGTCAGGAACCCAATCATGCGGGGCTGCCCGATTTGCCTTCGCGAGGATGCCAGTAACCATCCCTCGCGACCGATCAGCCGAATGGCGATGCGAGGAGACTGGCAGTTGCGAGAACTCAATCTTTGCATCGCGCATCAGCACCCCATAGTTCCGCTTTGGAAAAACGATCTGCCAACTGATAGGTTCGATATTTCGAAACGACTCGCAGAAATCTTGCCAGCAGTGCTCGAAGGCGGATTGGACCAGCTGCGTGTGACACCTTCGCCCTACGATCTTTGGCTTAGCAATCGGCTGGACACCGGATTAGATGATACTTGGCTCGCTGATAAATCTCTCTATGCAGCGACAACTTTTTGTAAACTTTTGGGGGTAGAGCTTCAGCAATTGCAATCTTTTCCGGATGAGATTGGATATGCGGTTGAAGCCACTGCTCATGATGTTGGGTTTGATGTCGCAAGCCAGGGCGAGGTCAGCATACGGGCCGCGTTCAACTCACTTGCTGCTCGCGCGGATGGTCAAAATGACGAGCCTAAAAAGGCTTTTGGTAAGCTTTACTCAGACTTGAGCCAAGCTCATGTAGATAAGCACGAGTTTGCACCATTCCGGAAACTTCTGCGCGATTGTATCATAGACATTTGGCCTGTCGCCGCCGACGAGAACATGCTCGGGGTAACCCAGAAAGAAAGGCTGCTGCACTCAATCAAAAGCGCAGCGCAGGAGACCGGTATCGGAGCAGGCCTGCTCGACCAATTCTTGGTTCATGCAGGCGCGATATCCGCAGAGGACAAACGTCCCGCGGCCCGAAAGACCTTTGACGCAAAGGCATACCAAGAGCTTCTTGCAGAAATCCCGACGTTGGTCGGCTCTTTGGAGATGCAACAACGCATTGGGGCAACACAACATCAACTTGCGTCTTTGGCAGAGGATAAGGTCCTACGTCCACGGATCGACATACCAACGATCAAAGCTCCTTGGCGGGTTGCTGATGGCATGGCTCTGATTGCCGAACTCCACGGGCTGGCGAGCTCAATCCAGCGGAATGATAGACGCTGGGAAACGATACAAATGGCCAGGCGCCGATCCGATTTGAGCGTGGGTACACTCATCGCGGCTGCCCGGTCGCGGCAGCTTCAGGTTGGGCACCGTGAGGATCTCTGGGGATACGCCGGGTTCAGCGTTTTGAAGTCTGAGGTCGATGCTTTGAAATCGTTACGTAAAGATCAGCAGGAGGATTTCTTGATCAGCGCCGCGGCGTTTGCACGATCCGTCGGGATGCGTCGCGAAGGTTGGTTCGAGAAGTTCATGGCGGCAGGGCACATCACTGGAACACGAATGCCACACCCGAAAATTGGAGGGATGCGGATTTATATCTCCAAAGAAGATATCGCAGAATTTCACGCGCGCTTCGTGACTGCCTCGACCATGGAACGAGAATTCGGACTCCACAAACGAACACTGCTCGCAAGGCTGAAAGCGGCGCATGTGAAGCCTTTCGCCCCGAACGCTCAGGATTTTGGAACGCTCTATCTACGTGAGGACGTCGAAGCGGTGATCAAGCCTGCGCGGATAGTCTCGCGAAAGTAA
- a CDS encoding winged helix-turn-helix domain-containing protein, translating to MSLRRLSNKAARRIFMDRHALLDAPRGPADSASLLALIERLGFVQLDSINTVARAHDLILFARKPQYRPDALKRLYEDEDALFEHWTHDAAIIPLSYYGKWQMRRARDAAKLRTQWRSDRRDGFEEQLKTVLDHIRLNGACGSSDVGKGEKRGSGGWWDWHPSKTALEYLWRSGALHVVGREGFQKRYDLTERALDPKIWATNSTSSEQHTVEWCCAGALQRLGFATAGEIAAFWAHVTLTEAKEWCACALNNGTIEEIEITGADGSVKRAFARPSTLSDPAIECAATNRLRVLSPFDPALRDRKRAFFLFGFDYRIEVFVPEAKRVFGYYVFPILQGERLVGRIDMKAFRSEGILRVRALWPEKGVAWGKGRQYALEAELERIKHLAGVDKVEFDSRWLRPSMQHQFG from the coding sequence ATGAGCCTGAGACGGCTGTCAAACAAAGCCGCACGGCGAATTTTTATGGACCGCCATGCTCTGTTGGACGCCCCGCGCGGGCCCGCCGATTCTGCATCATTGCTGGCGCTGATTGAGAGATTAGGGTTCGTCCAACTCGACAGTATCAATACGGTCGCGCGGGCCCACGATCTGATCCTGTTCGCACGTAAGCCGCAGTACCGGCCAGATGCCCTCAAACGATTGTACGAAGACGAGGACGCTCTGTTCGAGCATTGGACACATGACGCCGCGATTATCCCCCTGTCCTACTACGGAAAATGGCAGATGCGGCGTGCGCGTGACGCGGCCAAGCTGCGCACACAATGGCGCAGCGATCGTCGCGATGGTTTCGAAGAACAACTCAAAACTGTTCTCGATCACATTCGGCTCAACGGTGCATGTGGTTCCTCCGATGTGGGAAAAGGGGAAAAGCGCGGCTCTGGCGGGTGGTGGGACTGGCATCCCTCAAAAACCGCGTTGGAATATCTGTGGCGCAGCGGCGCGCTGCATGTGGTGGGGCGCGAAGGATTTCAAAAACGCTATGATCTGACGGAGCGTGCGCTGGATCCTAAGATCTGGGCCACAAACTCAACGTCAAGCGAACAGCATACAGTAGAGTGGTGTTGTGCAGGCGCATTACAGCGGCTAGGCTTTGCCACTGCCGGTGAGATTGCAGCGTTCTGGGCCCATGTTACCCTTACAGAAGCAAAAGAGTGGTGCGCCTGCGCCCTGAACAATGGCACGATCGAGGAGATTGAGATTACAGGCGCAGATGGTTCTGTAAAACGCGCCTTTGCGCGGCCATCAACCCTTAGCGATCCCGCCATCGAGTGCGCCGCGACGAACCGCCTGCGTGTCTTAAGTCCCTTTGATCCGGCCCTGCGTGATCGCAAGCGTGCCTTTTTCCTGTTCGGTTTCGATTACAGGATCGAGGTGTTCGTACCAGAGGCCAAGCGGGTCTTCGGCTATTATGTTTTTCCAATCCTTCAGGGTGAGCGGTTGGTAGGCCGTATCGATATGAAAGCATTCAGAAGCGAAGGTATCCTGCGTGTCAGGGCACTGTGGCCGGAAAAGGGTGTGGCATGGGGAAAAGGGCGGCAATACGCACTCGAAGCCGAGCTAGAGCGGATAAAGCATCTGGCAGGCGTCGATAAAGTTGAGTTCGATAGTCGCTGGCTACGGCCTTCAATGCAGCACCAATTCGGCTAG
- a CDS encoding LacI family DNA-binding transcriptional regulator translates to MTVSRVLRKSGDVSAATRERVLASAKELGYVPNQIAGSLASQRVNLVAVIIPSLGNMVFPEVLSGINSIFDDTPLQPVVGVTDYRPEKEEQVLYEMLSWRPSGVIIAGLEHSEAARAMLLNAGIPVVEIMDVDGNPVDAMVGISHRQAGRDMAKEILREGYERIGFLGTKMPLDHRARKRFEGFTDALAREGIEIEDRAFYSGGSALLKGREMTRDMLARSPDLDFLYYSNDMIGAGGLLHLLDSGIDVPGQIGLAGFNGIELLAGLPRQLATMDACRREIGIEAAKIILNASSTDPEPDMPKVITMKPTLTLGNTLRRRKHG, encoded by the coding sequence ATGACCGTGAGCCGCGTTTTGCGAAAGAGCGGGGACGTCTCTGCCGCCACACGGGAGCGGGTTCTGGCATCGGCAAAGGAGCTGGGGTACGTGCCCAACCAGATCGCAGGCTCCCTCGCATCGCAGCGGGTCAATCTTGTGGCCGTGATCATCCCTTCACTGGGCAATATGGTATTTCCGGAAGTGCTGTCGGGCATCAACTCCATCTTCGACGACACCCCTTTGCAACCAGTCGTCGGCGTAACCGATTACCGTCCTGAAAAGGAAGAACAGGTACTGTACGAAATGCTATCGTGGCGACCATCAGGTGTGATTATCGCAGGATTGGAACATTCCGAGGCTGCACGGGCCATGTTGCTCAATGCGGGCATTCCGGTGGTTGAAATCATGGACGTAGACGGCAATCCGGTCGATGCAATGGTCGGAATTTCCCATCGTCAGGCTGGCCGTGATATGGCCAAGGAAATCTTGCGCGAAGGATACGAGCGGATCGGATTTCTAGGCACAAAGATGCCGCTCGATCATCGTGCGCGCAAACGCTTCGAGGGGTTCACGGACGCGCTGGCCCGCGAGGGGATAGAGATTGAGGACCGCGCATTTTACTCTGGTGGTTCTGCCCTCCTGAAAGGGCGCGAGATGACCCGCGATATGCTGGCGCGCTCTCCAGATCTGGATTTTCTGTATTATTCAAATGATATGATCGGCGCTGGTGGCTTGCTGCATTTGCTCGACAGCGGGATCGACGTACCCGGTCAGATCGGGCTGGCGGGTTTTAATGGAATCGAACTGCTGGCAGGGCTTCCGAGGCAATTGGCGACTATGGATGCCTGCCGCCGTGAGATCGGGATAGAGGCTGCAAAGATCATCCTCAACGCATCCAGCACCGATCCTGAGCCAGATATGCCAAAAGTCATCACAATGAAGCCTACCCTCACGCTTGGGAATACCCTACGCCGCCGCAAGCACGGATGA